The DNA sequence TATGTACGCAAGACTGAGCGTGGCTCCGGAGCCTTTTGGGGGCGTGCTGTTTTTACTTGGCGGAGGCATATTTGCAGCGGTGCGTCGCAGGAATAGGAAGCGGAAACAGTAGTCCGAAGAATGGGTGACATGCGTTTTGCCTATCTTAGAAAGCCGGACCATGTGATGTACTACTTGGCCTGGCTTTTTATAGCCATCATTTATGCGCCTGTCTTTCACGAGCTCTACGGCTCTCGCTGGGAGACCATCGACTACACACATGCGTACTTTGTGCTGCCTGTATCTTTATGGGTTGTGTGGAAGAAGAGGGAAATTCTGAGAGACCGTTCTTTCCAGTCCACATCCCGGCATTGGGACATATTCAGCCTGACAGCAGTCTGTTCCGGCCTGCTGATGTTTCTTTTCGGTTGGCGCCAGGAATTTCTATCCATCTCAACCCTGTCCCTAATTCCGGTATTATGGGGTGTTACCGCCTATTTATATGGAATCCCGGCGGTGAAGACCCTAAGCTTCCCTATTTTGTTCCTGCTCTTCCTTGTTCCTCCGCCCCTGGGGGTCTTGGACTCCGTAACGCTGCCTATGCGCTACGGGATTTCCGCTGCAACCGAAACGCTTCTGCGCATGCTGGGGTATCCCATTACCCGCATCGGGCTTTTGCTAAGTATGGATGGCAGGGAAATCTTTATGGGAGCTCCTTGCAGCGGGTTCCGTTCTCTGATTACCCTGTTTGCTCTGGCTGTGGCTTATGTGTATTTCGTTGGAGGAAGTTGGAGAAAAAGGCTTGCGCTAATCGGTGCGGCTGTTCCTCTGGCACTTTTTGGCAACCTGCTGCGGGTGACAGCTCTGTGTCTGGTCACCTATTATGCGGGGCAAAAAGCTGCGCAGGGATTTTTCCACGAGCTTAGCGGGGTGCTCATCTTTTTGATCATGATTCTGGGTTTGATGGGATTGGAATCCTG is a window from the Candidatus Omnitrophota bacterium genome containing:
- a CDS encoding exosortase/archaeosortase family protein; translated protein: MGDMRFAYLRKPDHVMYYLAWLFIAIIYAPVFHELYGSRWETIDYTHAYFVLPVSLWVVWKKREILRDRSFQSTSRHWDIFSLTAVCSGLLMFLFGWRQEFLSISTLSLIPVLWGVTAYLYGIPAVKTLSFPILFLLFLVPPPLGVLDSVTLPMRYGISAATETLLRMLGYPITRIGLLLSMDGREIFMGAPCSGFRSLITLFALAVAYVYFVGGSWRKRLALIGAAVPLALFGNLLRVTALCLVTYYAGQKAAQGFFHELSGVLIFLIMILGLMGLESWIERPQKNPDEF